The Synchiropus splendidus isolate RoL2022-P1 chromosome 1, RoL_Sspl_1.0, whole genome shotgun sequence genome includes a window with the following:
- the rnf157 gene encoding E3 ubiquitin ligase RNF157, translated as MGAFTSRQNIGVEELDIPSNSVYRYPPKSGNYFASHFIMGGEKFDSTHPEGYLFGENTDLNFLGTRPVPFPYAAPPPQEPVKTLRSLINIRKDTLRLVRCSEDLKLPGDEAAGKSRACYNVEFTFDSDTQVAITIYYQAIEEFHNGVPVYLPQDPSLQSETVHFKRGVSQQFCLPSHTVNLSEWADDELVFDMDKEVFPMVVQAVVDEGEEHLGHSHILLATFEKHMDGSYCLKPLKQKQVVDGVSYLLQEIYGIENKYNCQESKVADDEISDNSAECVVCLSDVRDTLILPCRHLCLCNACADTLRYQANCCPICRLPFRALLQIRAMRKKLSPLTPTTFNPVITSQTSDSEEHSTSDHIPPGYEAVSLLEALNGPLNTSAAPPLHSGPSHVTGTLPPYSSEPHPAQARSLSPLDQSNSSQGLKLKKSTSKSLSQNSSVLPEEEDEKSCSELDACRDKLAVNHQESRVTPDSENLTLSSSGAIDQLSCVGTPLSSTITSPEDPVSSSLAQSVMSMASSHSQHSHISTDTMSSMSGSYLAGVEGEAAGDDGAEGDEVQDAPMESRAPSQQEEEAKEQNYSMVVEEQDSEGNDLTEEDCSSTSNGKGGRSRCSELANNNQGVALCDTPSLGLDNEPDSRFAGLMYLGGYRPVFEPLPQHTSTSNINLEELGETREEQSPKPPHRGPLFI; from the exons ATGGGCGCTTTCACGAGCAGACAGAACATAGGCGTGGAAGAATTGGACATCCCGTCTAATTCGGTGTATCGATATCCACCGAAATCTG GAAATTATTTTGCCAGCCATTTCATCATGGGGGGAGAAAAGTTTGACTCCACCCATCCAGAGGGTTACCTGTTTGGGGAAAACACAGATTTAAATTTCCTTGGGACCAGACCTGTACCG TTTCCATATGCTGCACCTCCACCTCAGGAACCAGTCAAGACGCTACGGAGCCTTATCAACATCCGTAAGGACACACTACGGCTTGTACG CTGCAGCGAGGACCTGAAGCTACCCGGGGACGAGGCGGCTGGGAAGAGCCGAGCCTGTTATAACGTAGAGTTCACCTTTGATTCCGACACTCAGGTGGCCATCACCATCTACTATCAGGCCATAGAGGAGTTTCACAATGGTGTACCTGT GTACCTTCCTCAGGACCCCTCCCTGCAGTCAGAGACAGTGCACTTCAAGAGAGGCGTCTCTCAGCAGTTCTGTCTGCCGTCACACACTGTCAACCTCAGCGAATGGGCAGACGACGAG CTGGTGTTTGACATGGACAAGGAGGTTTTCCCCATGGTGGTGCAGGCGGTGGTGGACGAAGGAGAAG AACATTTAGGCCACTCTCATATACTGCTGGCTACATTTGAGAAG CACATGGATGGCAGTTACTGTTTGAAGCCTCTGAAGCAGAAGCAAGTT GTGGATGGGGTGAGTTATCTGCTCCAGGAGATCTACGGAATAGAGAACAAATACAACTGTCAGGAATCAAAG GTTGCAGATGATGAGATCAGCGACAACAGTGCcgagtgtgtggtgtgtttgtcagACGTGAGGGACACACTCATCCTGCCGTGCAGACATCTGTGTCTGTGCAACGCCTGTGCTGACACGCTGCGCTACCAGGCCAACTGCTGTCCAATATGCAGACTGC CGTTCAGAGCTCTGCTGCAAATCCGAGCCATGCGGAAGAAGCTCAGTCCTTTAACACCTACCACCTTCAACCCGGTCATCACCTCACAGACCTCAGATTCAGAAGAACACTCG ACGTCCGACCACATCCCTCCTGGCTACGAGGCAGTGTCGCTCCTGGAGGCATTAAATGGGCCGCTCAACACATCTGCGGCTCCTCCACTTCATTCTGGACCCAGTCATGTCACAGGAACGCTGCCGCCATACAGTAGTGAACCTCATCCAGCGCAGGCCAGATCCCTCTCTCCTCTTGATCAGTCCAACTCCAGTCAGGGACTAAAGCTCAAGAAGAGCACCTCCAA ATCCCTATCCCAGAATTCTTCTGTGCTCCcggaagaggaggacgagaagTCTTGTAGTGAACTTGACGCTTGTCGTGACAAACTTGCTGTAAATCATCAGGAG AGCAGAGTCACTCCAGACAGTGAAAACTtgactctgtcctcctctggaGCCATCGACCAGTTATCATGTGTCGGAACACCACTCTCTTCTACCATTACATCCCCTGAAG ACCCAGTGAGCAGCAGTTTGGCCCAGTCAGTGATGTCCATGGCCTCGTCGCACTCGCAGCACTCCCACATCAGCACTGACACCATGTCCTCCATGTCAGGGTCCTACCTGGCCGGGGTGGAAGGTGAGGCGGCAGGGGATGACGGGGCAGAGGGGGACGAGGTCCAGGACGCCCCCATGGAGAGTCGGGCTCCCTCACaacaggaggag GAAGCAAAGGAACAGAACTACTCAATGGTTGTGGAAGAGCAGGACTCAGAG GGAAATGATCTGACTGAAGAAGACTGCTCGTCCACTTCTAATGGAAAAG GTGGGCGGAGCAGGTGTTCCGAGTTGGCCAATAACAATCAGGGCGTCGCCCTCTGCGACACGCCCTCATTGGGGCTGGATAATGAGCCAGACAGCCGTTTCGCCG GGTTGATGTACCTGGGTGGCTACAGGCCTGTGTTCGAGCCCCTGCCCCAACATACCTCCACCAGCAACATTAATCTGGAGGAGCTGGGGGAGACCAGGGAGGAGCAGAGCCCCAAGCCGCCCCACCGTGGGCCGCTCTTCATCTAA
- the LOC128752906 gene encoding uncharacterized protein LOC128752906 isoform X3, with the protein MDLTFLLSAAIFTLLAIVVATSIFNGSSPAADLFHRSYFVQNEDAPVAEREEAAAPRLNGHAPDLVKEQDTADNWSEISGSSHDHWDVVKTVLSNEAATESPDIIAENAEEDDEQHLKYLPGKSRTHHLEMMLSKEELEEEQRVQREQLAAIFQLLKENTDTFGEVSDGDMEEQLRLYSI; encoded by the exons ATGGATCTAACTTTTTTGTTGTCAGCCGCTATCTTCACGCTGCTGGCCATTGTGGTCGCGACATCGATATTTAACGGGTCTTCGCCTGCCGCTGACCTTTTCCACCGGAGTTATTTCGTACAGAACGAAGATGCTCCAGTCGCCGAGAGGGAGGAAGCGGCAGCTCCCAGACTAAACGGCCACGCACCCGACCTGGTTAAGGAGCAGGACACGGCGGACAACTGGTCTGAAATCAGCGGAAGCTCGCACGACCACTGGGATGTGGTCAAGACTGTGCTGTCA AATGAGGCCGCCACAGAGAGCCCAGACATAATTG CAGAGAATGCGGAAGAAGATGATGAGCAGCACCTCAAGTACCTGCCTGGCAAGTCCAGAACTCACCACCTGGAGATGATGCTGTCcaaagaggagctggaggaggagcagag GGTTCAGCGCGAGCAGTTAGCAGCCATTTTCCAGCTGCTGAAAGAAAATACAGACACATTTGGCGAAGTCTCCGATGGTGACATGGAGGAGCAGCTACGACTGTACTCCATCTGA
- the LOC128752906 gene encoding matrix-remodeling-associated protein 7-like isoform X2 translates to MDLTFLLSAAIFTLLAIVVATSIFNGSSPAADLFHRSYFVQNEDAPVAEREEAAAPRLNGHAPDLVKEQDTADNWSEISGSSHDHWDVVKTVLSEQEALPQTTGEDPVPPVDRSSSTSSVSIPRPESSLDVDSSSDTSSGRGRRSYIGLSDEELLKCAFSSLQNEAATESPDIIENAEEDDEQHLKYLPGKSRTHHLEMMLSKEELEEEQRVQREQLAAIFQLLKENTDTFGEVSDGDMEEQLRLYSI, encoded by the exons ATGGATCTAACTTTTTTGTTGTCAGCCGCTATCTTCACGCTGCTGGCCATTGTGGTCGCGACATCGATATTTAACGGGTCTTCGCCTGCCGCTGACCTTTTCCACCGGAGTTATTTCGTACAGAACGAAGATGCTCCAGTCGCCGAGAGGGAGGAAGCGGCAGCTCCCAGACTAAACGGCCACGCACCCGACCTGGTTAAGGAGCAGGACACGGCGGACAACTGGTCTGAAATCAGCGGAAGCTCGCACGACCACTGGGATGTGGTCAAGACTGTGCTGTCA GAGCAGGAGGCTCTTCCCCAAACCACAGGTGAAGATCCTGTCCCACCGGTGGATCGCTCATCCTCCACATCTAGTGTGTCCATCCCCAGACCCGAGTCCAGCTTAGATGTAGACTCGTCGTCCGACACCTCATCAGGAAGGGGCCGTCGCTCCTACATTGGGCTCTCTGACGAAGAGCTTCTCAAGTGTGCATTCTCCTCCCTGCAGAATGAGGCCGCCACAGAGAGCCCAGACATAATTG AGAATGCGGAAGAAGATGATGAGCAGCACCTCAAGTACCTGCCTGGCAAGTCCAGAACTCACCACCTGGAGATGATGCTGTCcaaagaggagctggaggaggagcagag GGTTCAGCGCGAGCAGTTAGCAGCCATTTTCCAGCTGCTGAAAGAAAATACAGACACATTTGGCGAAGTCTCCGATGGTGACATGGAGGAGCAGCTACGACTGTACTCCATCTGA
- the LOC128752906 gene encoding uncharacterized protein LOC128752906 isoform X4: MDLTFLLSAAIFTLLAIVVATSIFNGSSPAADLFHRSYFVQNEDAPVAEREEAAAPRLNGHAPDLVKEQDTADNWSEISGSSHDHWDVVKTVLSNEAATESPDIIENAEEDDEQHLKYLPGKSRTHHLEMMLSKEELEEEQRVQREQLAAIFQLLKENTDTFGEVSDGDMEEQLRLYSI; the protein is encoded by the exons ATGGATCTAACTTTTTTGTTGTCAGCCGCTATCTTCACGCTGCTGGCCATTGTGGTCGCGACATCGATATTTAACGGGTCTTCGCCTGCCGCTGACCTTTTCCACCGGAGTTATTTCGTACAGAACGAAGATGCTCCAGTCGCCGAGAGGGAGGAAGCGGCAGCTCCCAGACTAAACGGCCACGCACCCGACCTGGTTAAGGAGCAGGACACGGCGGACAACTGGTCTGAAATCAGCGGAAGCTCGCACGACCACTGGGATGTGGTCAAGACTGTGCTGTCA AATGAGGCCGCCACAGAGAGCCCAGACATAATTG AGAATGCGGAAGAAGATGATGAGCAGCACCTCAAGTACCTGCCTGGCAAGTCCAGAACTCACCACCTGGAGATGATGCTGTCcaaagaggagctggaggaggagcagag GGTTCAGCGCGAGCAGTTAGCAGCCATTTTCCAGCTGCTGAAAGAAAATACAGACACATTTGGCGAAGTCTCCGATGGTGACATGGAGGAGCAGCTACGACTGTACTCCATCTGA
- the LOC128752906 gene encoding matrix-remodeling-associated protein 7-like isoform X5, producing the protein MISHSIVFYPEQEALPQTTGEDPVPPVDRSSSTSSVSIPRPESSLDVDSSSDTSSGRGRRSYIGLSDEELLKCAFSSLQNEAATESPDIIAENAEEDDEQHLKYLPGKSRTHHLEMMLSKEELEEEQRVQREQLAAIFQLLKENTDTFGEVSDGDMEEQLRLYSI; encoded by the exons ATGATTTCCCACTCCATAGTCTTCTACCCA GAGCAGGAGGCTCTTCCCCAAACCACAGGTGAAGATCCTGTCCCACCGGTGGATCGCTCATCCTCCACATCTAGTGTGTCCATCCCCAGACCCGAGTCCAGCTTAGATGTAGACTCGTCGTCCGACACCTCATCAGGAAGGGGCCGTCGCTCCTACATTGGGCTCTCTGACGAAGAGCTTCTCAAGTGTGCATTCTCCTCCCTGCAGAATGAGGCCGCCACAGAGAGCCCAGACATAATTG CAGAGAATGCGGAAGAAGATGATGAGCAGCACCTCAAGTACCTGCCTGGCAAGTCCAGAACTCACCACCTGGAGATGATGCTGTCcaaagaggagctggaggaggagcagag GGTTCAGCGCGAGCAGTTAGCAGCCATTTTCCAGCTGCTGAAAGAAAATACAGACACATTTGGCGAAGTCTCCGATGGTGACATGGAGGAGCAGCTACGACTGTACTCCATCTGA
- the LOC128751244 gene encoding 5-hydroxytryptamine receptor 3A-like — MVRVAFVVLVFAGSVMSKNKCSYHEIVDHLNLTRDTSKFRVTRPVTDHTHVTEVQLDILLYAILAVVEKSQLFVSLLWATMIWNNEHISWDPAQFCGITKFTVTENLLWKPDLYIMEMTQKEDSPLTPFLMISYDGTVISERPVKVISTCEMDIYKFPFDIQTCNITIGSNQHSNDQLRLLPFSNTSRATQFSKLVMRTQGEWDFIQLSVEKMNVSISELEWEQLNYSFTVKRRPLLHVINFLVPILFFLCLDLSSYLISELRGEKLGFKVTVLLAISVLLLILNDILPSMSNKTPLIATYCITIFALMLLSLLVTIVVTYLTEKDAEWREKGPSRSWHPDMMKNSEKSSGCQNMCGRNWRDKEHGQLPATEEVQVNKEESLLVQILQELKQLQQMVDVHISYRAEGGKFLRWAKRINQGFFIFYIITVSVFLALIYIEWRS, encoded by the exons ATGGTCCGTGTTGCGTTCGTGGTCCTGGTCTTCGCAG GATCTGTCATgagcaaaaacaaatgcagcTACCATGAAATTGTGGACCACCTGAACTTAACCAGAGACACCAGCAAGTTCAGAGTGACACGACCAGTCACAGACCACACTCATGTCACTGAGGTGCAGCTGGACATTCTCCTGTATGCCATCCTGGCCGTG GTGGAGAAATCACAGCTCTTTGTGTCTCTACTTTGGGCAACGATG aTATGGAATAATGAACACATCTCATGGGACCCTGCTCAGTTCTGTGGTATCACAAAGTTCACAGTTACTGAAAATCTGCTGTGGAAACCCGATCTCTACATCATGGAGAT GACACAAAAGGAGGACTCCCCTCTGACGCCTTTCTTGATGATCTCCTATGATGGAACAGTTATATCGGAGCGACCAGTTAAAGTTATCAGCACCTGTGAAATGGACATCTACAAGTTTCCCTTCGACATACAGACATGCAACATCACTATTGGCTCGAACCagcacagca ATGACCAACTTCGCCTGCTCCCTTTCTCCAACACGTCTCGTGCAACTCAGTTCTCCAAACTGGTGATGAGGACACAAGGAGAATGGGACTTCATCCAGCTGTCAGTTGAGAAAATGAATGTCTCAATTTCGGAGCTGGAGTGGGAGCAGCTCAATTACAGC TTCACAGTCAAGCGTCGACCCCTCCTCCATGTCATCAACTTCCTGGTGCccatcctcttcttcctgtGTCTGGACTTGTCCTCCTACCTGATCTCAGAACTCAGAGgggagaagcttggtttcaagGTCACTGTGCTGTTAGCAATCTCAGTGCTGCTTCTCATCCTCAATGACATCCTGCCCTCCATGTCCAACAAGACCCCCCTGATAG CCACCTACTGCATCACGATCTTTGCTCTGATGCTGCTCAGCTTACTGGTGACCATTGTGGTCACATACCTGACGGAGAAAGACGCGGAGTGGCGAGAGAAGGGCCCGTCCCGGAGCTGGCACCCAGACATgatgaaaaaca GCGAGAAGTCGAGTGGGTGCCAGAACATGTGTGGCCGAAACTGGAGAGACAAGGAACATGGGCAGCTACCTGCAACTGAAGAG GTGCAGGTCAACAAGGAAGAATCAttgctggttcaaatcctgcaggagctgaagcagctgcagcagatggTTGATGTGCACATCAGCTACAGGGCGGAGGGAGGGAAGTTCCTCCGATGGGCCAAGAGGATCAACCAAGGCTTTTTCATCTTCTACATCATCACTGTCTCAGTCTTCCTCGCCCTCATCTATATAGAGTGGCGCAGTTAG
- the srsf2a gene encoding serine and arginine rich splicing factor 2a: MNYGRPPPDVEGMTSLKVDNLTYRTSPETLRRVFEKYGRVGDVYIPRDRYTKESRGFAFVRFLDKRDAEDAMDAMDGALLDGRELRVQMARYGRPPDSMYSRRGAAPRRYGGRSDSPRRRRRSRSRSRSRSASRSRSRHRYSRSRSRSYSRSRSRSKSRTPRRSKTKSPSRSRSRSRSKSRSRTPPSNRASRSRSKSKSRPKSPMDNGTKS; this comes from the exons ATGAATTACGGCAGGCCCCCGCCAGACGTCGAGGGAATGACCTCGCTAAAGGTGGACAACCTCACTTACCGAACCTCCCCGGAGACCCTGCGTCGAGTTTTTGAGAAATACGGCCGCGTAGGTGATGTTTACATCCCTCGCGATAGGTACACAAAGGAGAGTCGCGGCTTCGCCTTTGTGCGGTTCCTCGACAAGCGCGACGCTGAAGACGCAATGGATGCCATGGATGGCGCCCTTCTAGACGGTCGGGAGCTTCGAGTCCAGATGGCCCGCTACGGTCGACCGCCGGATTCAATGTACAGCCGCAGAGGAGCTGCGCCACGCAGATATGGAGG GCGGTCAGATAGCCCACGCCGCCGCCGAAGAAGCCGTAGCCGCTCCAGGAGCAGGAGTGCATCTCGGTCCCGGAGCCGCCACCGCTACAGTCGCTCCAGATCTCGCTCTTACTCCCGATCCAGGTCCAGATCCAAGTCCAGAACGCCTAGGAGAAGCAAGACAAAGTCTCCCTCCAGATCCCGGTCCCGCTCTAGGTCCAAGTCCAGAAGCAGGACCCCACCTTCCAACAGAGCCTCCCGGTCAAGATCCAAGTCCAAGAGCAGGCCAAAATCCCCGATGGACAACGGAACCAAGTCTTGA
- the LOC128752906 gene encoding matrix-remodeling-associated protein 7-like isoform X1, whose translation MDLTFLLSAAIFTLLAIVVATSIFNGSSPAADLFHRSYFVQNEDAPVAEREEAAAPRLNGHAPDLVKEQDTADNWSEISGSSHDHWDVVKTVLSEQEALPQTTGEDPVPPVDRSSSTSSVSIPRPESSLDVDSSSDTSSGRGRRSYIGLSDEELLKCAFSSLQNEAATESPDIIAENAEEDDEQHLKYLPGKSRTHHLEMMLSKEELEEEQRVQREQLAAIFQLLKENTDTFGEVSDGDMEEQLRLYSI comes from the exons ATGGATCTAACTTTTTTGTTGTCAGCCGCTATCTTCACGCTGCTGGCCATTGTGGTCGCGACATCGATATTTAACGGGTCTTCGCCTGCCGCTGACCTTTTCCACCGGAGTTATTTCGTACAGAACGAAGATGCTCCAGTCGCCGAGAGGGAGGAAGCGGCAGCTCCCAGACTAAACGGCCACGCACCCGACCTGGTTAAGGAGCAGGACACGGCGGACAACTGGTCTGAAATCAGCGGAAGCTCGCACGACCACTGGGATGTGGTCAAGACTGTGCTGTCA GAGCAGGAGGCTCTTCCCCAAACCACAGGTGAAGATCCTGTCCCACCGGTGGATCGCTCATCCTCCACATCTAGTGTGTCCATCCCCAGACCCGAGTCCAGCTTAGATGTAGACTCGTCGTCCGACACCTCATCAGGAAGGGGCCGTCGCTCCTACATTGGGCTCTCTGACGAAGAGCTTCTCAAGTGTGCATTCTCCTCCCTGCAGAATGAGGCCGCCACAGAGAGCCCAGACATAATTG CAGAGAATGCGGAAGAAGATGATGAGCAGCACCTCAAGTACCTGCCTGGCAAGTCCAGAACTCACCACCTGGAGATGATGCTGTCcaaagaggagctggaggaggagcagag GGTTCAGCGCGAGCAGTTAGCAGCCATTTTCCAGCTGCTGAAAGAAAATACAGACACATTTGGCGAAGTCTCCGATGGTGACATGGAGGAGCAGCTACGACTGTACTCCATCTGA